Proteins found in one Polyangiaceae bacterium genomic segment:
- a CDS encoding right-handed parallel beta-helix repeat-containing protein, translating into MRPVLLCCVVLLVGCSSENGDGPPAASSGGAAGSASGGSAGTQPSDGGFPSGGSGGAAGMAGSSGSGASAGAGGSGGDPNFTADGCFKWTQQNALQAAVDQNDCVEVQPGTWLLDATVAMKPGHTLRGVSAAESILKANAASWSFGCCDSMVGDTLPPDPAANPFKVQKLTLDGSGVATYNVCCRGYLVEDSVLKNNRCSAIGAAGTGVTAKNNQMLYSAQPTSIPGKGTVSCATGGFGGVAEGAAIYSEAKAANFGTVIDGNVIKFSFGPALDVNGAWGGTFTNNQVSDNTAWAAVSLYGASNWKITNNVISHPGTEPPQPYHPYCATGPSGGHSAGIFLCQDTDQDNLVVNGNTISGNKTSSFYGILSVGADELKPYWAPRNNTFTNNDVFGSNVGCADDFSPGQWQTDKNTWTGNNCAGAANTPPNYF; encoded by the coding sequence ATGAGGCCCGTCCTGCTCTGCTGCGTGGTGCTGCTCGTGGGCTGCAGCAGCGAAAACGGCGACGGCCCGCCGGCTGCCAGCTCCGGGGGCGCCGCGGGCTCGGCCAGCGGCGGCAGCGCCGGCACCCAGCCGAGCGACGGCGGTTTCCCGTCCGGTGGCAGCGGCGGCGCAGCGGGCATGGCCGGCAGCTCGGGCAGCGGCGCCTCCGCCGGTGCCGGAGGTTCTGGCGGCGATCCCAACTTCACCGCCGACGGCTGCTTCAAGTGGACCCAGCAGAACGCGCTCCAGGCGGCCGTCGACCAAAACGACTGCGTCGAAGTCCAACCCGGCACCTGGCTGCTCGACGCCACGGTAGCCATGAAGCCCGGCCACACGCTGCGCGGCGTGAGCGCCGCCGAGTCGATCTTGAAGGCCAACGCGGCAAGCTGGAGCTTCGGCTGCTGCGACTCCATGGTGGGCGACACCCTGCCGCCAGATCCCGCCGCCAATCCCTTCAAGGTCCAAAAGCTCACCTTGGACGGCTCCGGCGTTGCCACCTACAACGTGTGCTGTCGCGGCTACCTGGTGGAAGACTCGGTGCTGAAGAACAACCGCTGTTCCGCCATCGGCGCGGCCGGCACCGGCGTCACCGCCAAGAACAACCAGATGCTGTACAGCGCCCAGCCCACCAGCATTCCGGGCAAGGGCACCGTCAGCTGCGCGACGGGCGGCTTCGGGGGCGTGGCCGAGGGCGCCGCCATCTACTCCGAAGCCAAGGCCGCCAACTTTGGCACCGTGATCGACGGCAACGTCATCAAGTTCAGCTTCGGCCCCGCGCTCGACGTGAACGGTGCTTGGGGCGGGACCTTCACGAACAATCAAGTCTCCGACAACACCGCCTGGGCCGCCGTCAGCTTGTACGGAGCGAGCAACTGGAAGATCACGAACAACGTCATCAGCCACCCCGGCACGGAGCCGCCCCAGCCCTATCACCCCTATTGCGCCACGGGCCCGAGCGGCGGCCACTCCGCGGGCATCTTCCTGTGCCAGGACACGGACCAGGACAACCTCGTGGTCAACGGCAATACCATCAGCGGCAACAAGACCTCGAGCTTCTACGGCATCTTGAGCGTAGGCGCCGACGAGCTGAAACCGTACTGGGCGCCGCGCAACAACACCTTCACGAACAACGACGTCTTCGGCAGCAACGTGGGCTGCGCGGACGACTTCTCCCCGGGTCAGTGGCAGACGGACAAGAACACCTGGACCGGCAACAACTGCGCCGGCGCTGCCAACACCCCGCCCAACTACTTCTGA